A genomic region of Deinococcus sp. KSM4-11 contains the following coding sequences:
- a CDS encoding LCP family protein, protein MRARIVVGVLLAGLIAVAAPAAPFLAHYGAWPHRPDRPVTVLLAGVAPKYDDSAPVWPWPAKPEDYSGNTDTILLAQVRPDGKMNLLSIPRDSWMNIPGWGEGKINGANPHGGPDMLIAAVQKLTGVPVDGYAFVSLYALRALTDAAGGVTLDVPARMKYDDNAGHLHIDLHPGVQHLSGVQAEGFLRFRHDNMGDIGRVQRQQLFLKALAAQAKRPWNWWRVPLMVSAIDRNTKSGLNKATVGALLGAASGGLTLQTSTVPGSFGYRGAASVWDVDQAALDALVAKSFRDPTDPRFLNVAVVNVDAPDGSARRLKAHLEDLGYRNVSIANGARGPAKTTISGTLAGRVQQDVGHGAVAAGAGVPGADVTVRLGSDTPAN, encoded by the coding sequence GTGCGTGCGCGAATCGTCGTGGGAGTGCTGCTGGCCGGACTGATCGCGGTGGCGGCCCCTGCCGCTCCCTTCCTGGCCCATTACGGAGCGTGGCCCCACCGGCCGGATCGGCCGGTCACGGTGCTGCTGGCCGGCGTGGCCCCGAAGTACGACGATTCGGCCCCGGTGTGGCCGTGGCCGGCGAAACCCGAGGATTACAGCGGCAACACCGACACCATCCTGCTGGCACAGGTGCGGCCGGACGGCAAGATGAACCTGCTGAGCATTCCCCGCGACTCCTGGATGAACATTCCCGGCTGGGGCGAGGGCAAGATCAACGGCGCGAACCCGCACGGCGGGCCCGACATGCTCATCGCCGCCGTGCAGAAGCTGACCGGCGTACCGGTGGACGGCTACGCGTTCGTGTCCCTGTACGCCCTGCGGGCCCTGACGGACGCGGCGGGCGGCGTCACGCTGGATGTTCCTGCCCGCATGAAGTACGACGACAACGCCGGGCACCTGCATATCGACCTGCACCCTGGCGTGCAGCACCTCAGTGGCGTGCAGGCCGAGGGTTTCCTGCGGTTCCGGCATGACAACATGGGGGATATCGGGCGGGTTCAGCGCCAGCAGCTGTTCCTGAAGGCGCTGGCCGCACAGGCGAAACGGCCCTGGAACTGGTGGCGGGTGCCCCTGATGGTGAGCGCCATCGACCGCAACACGAAGTCCGGCCTGAACAAGGCGACCGTGGGGGCACTGCTGGGCGCGGCCTCGGGCGGCCTGACCCTGCAGACCAGCACCGTGCCCGGCTCCTTCGGCTACCGGGGCGCGGCCAGCGTGTGGGACGTCGATCAGGCCGCGCTGGACGCCCTGGTCGCCAAGTCCTTCCGTGATCCCACTGATCCGCGCTTCCTGAATGTGGCGGTGGTGAACGTGGATGCGCCCGACGGAAGTGCCCGCCGTCTGAAGGCCCATCTGGAGGATCTCGGATACCGGAATGTGTCGATTGCCAATGGAGCGCGCGGGCCCGCCAAGACGACCATCTCGGGCACCCTGGCGGGCCGGGTGCAGCAGGATGTGGGGCATGGCGCGGTGGCGGCCGGGGCTGGTGTGCCGGGCGCCGACGTAACCGTGCGGCTGGGGTCGGATACGCCCGCGAACTGA
- a CDS encoding alpha-amylase family glycosyl hydrolase codes for MTQQTPLVGELKWWQRGIIYQIYPRSFQDSGGDGVGDLRGITARLPYLASLGIEAVWLSPIFTSPMRDFGYDVADYCDIDPLFGTLADFDELVTGAHALGLKIMLDYVPNHTSSDHAWFQEAIGSRDSAKREWYVWRDPAPDGGPPNNWVSFFGGPAWTLDPASGQYYLHQFLPTQPDLNWRNPDVRQAMGDVLRFWMRRGVDGFRVDVIWLLAEDERFLDEPVNPDWTPGTVEHAKLDHIYTQDQPETHAYIREMRQVLDEFDDRMMVGEIYLPMDRLLPYAGTSDAQMVHLPFNFHLIQLPWQAEVVRAFADGYDAASLAAGAWPNWVLGNHDQHRFKTRVGAEQYRVAQTLLLTLRGTPTVYYGDEIGMQNVPIPLERMVDPAGLQQPDVPAAGRDPERTPMHWDATPNAGFTAPDVTPWLPIDEAAPVRNVAAQDADPASDLNYFRALTRLRREHPALLGGSYASVDTGVSDVFAFQRVLDGTTLTVLLNFGNGTHDLAEVSHGQPLLSSMGDHPQPGTPLRPNEARVLLG; via the coding sequence ATGACACAGCAGACTCCGCTGGTGGGCGAACTCAAGTGGTGGCAGCGCGGCATCATCTACCAGATCTACCCGCGTTCCTTCCAGGACAGCGGCGGTGACGGCGTGGGCGACCTGCGCGGAATCACCGCCCGCCTGCCGTACCTCGCCAGCCTGGGCATCGAGGCCGTGTGGCTCTCACCCATCTTCACGAGTCCCATGCGCGACTTCGGCTACGACGTGGCCGATTACTGCGACATCGACCCGCTGTTCGGCACCCTGGCGGACTTCGATGAACTGGTGACGGGCGCGCACGCCCTGGGTCTCAAGATCATGCTCGACTACGTGCCCAACCACACCTCGTCGGATCACGCGTGGTTCCAGGAGGCGATCGGCTCGCGGGACAGCGCGAAGCGCGAGTGGTACGTCTGGCGCGATCCGGCCCCGGACGGCGGGCCGCCCAATAACTGGGTGTCGTTCTTCGGCGGCCCCGCGTGGACGCTCGATCCGGCGAGCGGGCAGTATTACCTGCACCAGTTCCTGCCCACCCAGCCCGACCTGAACTGGCGCAACCCGGATGTCCGGCAGGCGATGGGCGACGTGCTGCGCTTCTGGATGCGCCGGGGCGTGGACGGCTTCCGCGTGGACGTGATCTGGCTGCTGGCCGAGGACGAGCGCTTCCTCGACGAGCCCGTGAACCCCGACTGGACGCCCGGCACCGTGGAGCACGCGAAACTCGACCATATCTATACTCAGGATCAGCCGGAAACGCACGCGTACATCCGCGAGATGCGGCAGGTGCTGGACGAATTCGACGACCGCATGATGGTCGGTGAGATCTACCTGCCCATGGATCGCCTGCTGCCCTACGCCGGCACCTCCGACGCCCAGATGGTGCACCTGCCCTTCAACTTCCACCTGATCCAGCTGCCGTGGCAGGCCGAGGTGGTGCGCGCCTTTGCCGACGGCTACGACGCGGCGAGTCTGGCGGCGGGCGCGTGGCCAAACTGGGTGCTGGGGAACCACGACCAGCACCGCTTCAAGACCCGCGTGGGCGCCGAGCAGTACCGGGTGGCGCAGACCCTGCTGCTGACCCTGCGCGGCACGCCCACCGTGTACTACGGCGATGAGATCGGCATGCAGAATGTTCCCATTCCCCTGGAGCGCATGGTCGATCCGGCAGGCCTGCAACAGCCAGACGTCCCTGCCGCAGGCCGTGACCCGGAGCGCACGCCCATGCACTGGGACGCCACTCCGAACGCGGGCTTCACCGCCCCGGACGTCACGCCCTGGCTCCCGATCGACGAGGCCGCGCCCGTCAGGAACGTGGCCGCGCAGGACGCCGACCCGGCCAGCGACCTGAACTACTTCCGCGCGCTGACCCGCCTGCGCCGCGAGCACCCGGCCCTACTAGGAGGCAGCTACGCCAGCGTGGACACCGGCGTGTCCGACGTCTTCGCATTCCAGCGCGTCCTGGACGGCACCACGCTGACCGTTCTGCTGAACTTCGGCAACGGCACGCACGATCTCGCCGAGGTCTCACACGGACAACCCCTGCTGAGCAGTATGGGCGACCATCCCCAACCCGGCACGCCGCTCCGGCCGAACGAGGCGCGCGTCCTGCTGGGGTAA
- a CDS encoding serine/threonine-protein kinase, with translation MPLAGQVVGDGIRLVRPVGRGSHSLVYFAVTREGQPCAVKIFPLHLATFADREYQHAHGLDHPRLGRMLGRASVDDQPALVAVLARGDVMFTRYAHRPAATHDRRAFLLSMAHVLDGLAYLHSLGLVHRDIKPENIIVEPDGSAKLVDFDLAGPALETFESPTRFGTAAFQSPEAARGEPLGPESDLFGIGVLLGWGLHGWLPEPGEVWDETQDPLGSLLVALTHPERHLRLADAQVARKELLRLAGLPY, from the coding sequence GTGCCGCTCGCAGGACAGGTGGTTGGAGATGGAATCCGGCTCGTCCGCCCGGTCGGCCGGGGGTCCCACAGCTTGGTGTACTTCGCCGTGACCCGCGAAGGCCAGCCCTGCGCCGTCAAGATCTTCCCGCTGCACCTCGCGACCTTCGCCGACCGGGAGTACCAGCACGCCCACGGTCTGGATCATCCCCGCCTGGGGCGCATGCTGGGGCGGGCCAGCGTGGACGATCAACCGGCCCTGGTGGCCGTCCTCGCGCGCGGCGACGTGATGTTCACCCGCTACGCCCACCGGCCCGCCGCCACCCATGACCGCCGGGCCTTCCTGCTGTCCATGGCGCATGTCCTGGACGGGCTGGCGTACCTGCACAGCCTGGGGCTGGTGCACCGGGACATCAAACCGGAGAACATCATCGTGGAGCCCGACGGCAGCGCCAAACTGGTGGACTTCGACCTGGCTGGCCCTGCACTGGAGACGTTCGAGTCGCCCACCCGGTTCGGCACGGCCGCCTTCCAGAGTCCAGAGGCGGCGCGGGGCGAACCGCTCGGCCCGGAGAGCGACCTGTTCGGGATCGGCGTGCTGCTCGGCTGGGGCCTGCATGGCTGGCTGCCGGAGCCCGGAGAGGTCTGGGACGAGACCCAGGATCCGCTCGGCAGCCTGCTGGTCGCCCTGACCCACCCGGAGCGCCACCTGCGGCTGGCCGACGCCCAGGTGGCCCGCAAGGAACTCCTGCGCCTCGCGGGCCTGCCGTACTGA
- the lepB gene encoding signal peptidase I yields the protein MTRLSKAAPTALQKLWKELLEPIVFAVVITQFVATLVGVDGVSMMPNLRDRERVFVPKYETWLHKAGVGEFSRGDILIFKPPREASAKISNLNKSAFGLYSYRPFLIKRLIGLPGDRIKVQGGEVTVNGVKLDSSWTTDYWRDQGCWDSQSALATQTTSDQYGVVPNQAEITVPAGSYFVMGDNRTPSGSEDSRLFGPVARRDVAGRAAAVVWPIMRKSNVKYDCAANAVGEFSGTNVLNWRLLTRPEAFQTLKSSLAAK from the coding sequence ATGACGAGACTTAGTAAAGCCGCCCCGACCGCTCTGCAGAAACTGTGGAAAGAACTGCTCGAACCCATTGTGTTCGCGGTGGTCATCACGCAGTTCGTGGCAACGCTGGTCGGCGTGGACGGCGTGAGTATGATGCCCAACCTGCGTGACCGCGAGCGGGTGTTCGTGCCGAAGTACGAGACCTGGTTGCACAAGGCCGGCGTGGGTGAATTCAGCCGCGGGGACATCCTGATCTTCAAGCCGCCACGCGAGGCGTCCGCAAAGATCTCGAACCTGAACAAGAGCGCCTTCGGGCTGTACAGTTACCGGCCCTTCCTGATCAAGCGCCTGATCGGCCTACCGGGCGACCGGATCAAGGTGCAGGGAGGCGAGGTGACGGTGAACGGCGTGAAACTCGATTCCTCCTGGACGACCGATTACTGGCGGGATCAGGGCTGCTGGGATTCGCAGAGTGCCCTGGCCACACAGACGACCTCCGACCAGTACGGGGTGGTACCGAACCAGGCGGAGATCACGGTACCTGCCGGGTCGTACTTCGTGATGGGCGACAACCGCACGCCGAGCGGTTCGGAGGACTCCCGCCTGTTCGGGCCGGTCGCCCGCCGGGATGTGGCGGGCCGGGCGGCCGCGGTCGTGTGGCCGATCATGCGCAAGTCGAACGTCAAGTACGACTGCGCCGCGAACGCCGTGGGAGAGTTCAGCGGCACGAACGTCCTGAACTGGCGCCTGCTGACCCGTCCGGAGGCGTTCCAGACCCTGAAATCCAGCCTGGCTGCCAAGTAA
- a CDS encoding DUF503 domain-containing protein yields MALGYVGVLTIRVDMPWVSNLKEKRALVRPVVERLKARYPLTVARLDGLDAHDWEVIGVATISNDYGWVEETLRMAADYIAKEGPYRVTSEHTVITSLDGDEAPDDPDED; encoded by the coding sequence GTGGCCCTCGGCTACGTGGGCGTCCTGACCATCCGCGTGGACATGCCGTGGGTGAGCAACCTCAAGGAGAAACGCGCCCTGGTGCGTCCCGTCGTGGAGCGTCTCAAGGCCAGATACCCCCTGACGGTCGCCCGGCTCGACGGCCTGGACGCCCACGACTGGGAGGTGATTGGGGTGGCCACCATCAGCAACGATTACGGCTGGGTCGAGGAAACCCTGCGCATGGCTGCCGACTACATCGCCAAGGAGGGCCCGTACCGGGTGACCAGCGAGCACACGGTCATCACTTCCCTGGACGGTGACGAGGCACCCGACGATCCGGACGAGGACTGA
- a CDS encoding heavy-metal-associated domain-containing protein, producing the protein MTTPPTRVLLGVRGMSREAGHKVAAALLATPGVTRAAPDEGQIEVYYDATELTVMDLVRKVRAQGFLAGML; encoded by the coding sequence ATGACCACCCCACCCACCCGCGTCCTGCTGGGCGTCCGAGGCATGAGCCGGGAGGCCGGACATAAGGTTGCGGCCGCCCTGCTCGCCACGCCGGGCGTGACGCGCGCCGCCCCCGACGAGGGCCAGATCGAGGTCTACTACGACGCCACCGAACTCACGGTCATGGACCTCGTGCGCAAGGTGCGCGCCCAGGGCTTCCTGGCCGGCATGCTCTGA
- a CDS encoding DUF1999 domain-containing protein produces the protein MRYRTYGEPDYAALQSLDLTLQRHLEPAFDALPEREREGRLHTSLPALKFYERSEHSFVAEDDTGLHGFVQAQHVWQGDRPIVLVRTVSLAPDAPDGTADGLFQAVIKSAYDSAVYEIHLPVTPILFTKAREEGTVSPGSYGICHLGSRTDTAPGRRLTVTLGAPD, from the coding sequence ATGCGCTACCGCACCTACGGCGAGCCGGACTACGCGGCTCTCCAGTCGCTCGATCTGACTCTTCAGCGCCACCTGGAACCGGCCTTCGACGCCCTGCCCGAACGCGAACGTGAGGGCCGCCTGCACACCAGCCTGCCCGCCCTGAAATTCTACGAACGGAGCGAACACTCCTTCGTGGCCGAGGACGACACGGGTCTGCACGGCTTCGTCCAGGCGCAGCATGTCTGGCAGGGAGACCGGCCCATCGTGCTCGTCCGCACCGTCTCGCTTGCCCCGGACGCTCCCGACGGAACGGCCGATGGGCTCTTCCAGGCGGTGATCAAGAGCGCGTACGACTCGGCCGTGTACGAGATCCACCTGCCCGTGACACCCATCCTGTTCACCAAGGCACGCGAGGAAGGAACCGTCAGTCCTGGATCGTACGGGATCTGCCACCTGGGGAGCCGTACCGACACCGCGCCCGGCCGGAGGCTCACCGTGACGCTGGGTGCCCCCGACTGA
- a CDS encoding long-chain fatty acid--CoA ligase, producing MTHSPSRPWLTHYEPGVPHDFQPSGRTLPQVLEHAAATWPERTALDFLGAGTTYRALLEDARRLASALHKLGVRPGDRVSIMLPNCPQFVTAFYGALIAGAVVVNTSPLYTAPELQHQLIDSGSETLILLDTFYPRYEQIRAQVPVKRVLVTGIQDALPFPKNLLYPIKARREGTWVHVPASERTLSLKDVIRSQPPAAPGVGVTAQDTALLQYTGGTTGTPKGAMLTHRNLVANAEQARAWMSDLREGHEVTLAAIPFFHVYGMTVAMNLSVLTGATMVLIPNARDIRMVLDGISRTKATLFPGVPTLYNAINNHPDTAAHDLTSIRACISGSAPLLRETARRFREITNGANLVEGYGLTEASPITHTNPIFGDQQDGSIGLPFPGVDAMIVDDQGQPVPTGETGELWVAGPMVMQGYWNRPDETAATLVKSGGLTWLKTGDMATMDDAGYFRIVDRKKDLIIAGGFNIYPREVEEVLMTHPAVLEAAAVGVPDEYRGESVHAVVALKPGQSVTEKELIAHCRAQLSAYKVPRSVEFRAELPKTAAMKILRRDLAQDARERLQGERSGS from the coding sequence ATGACCCACTCCCCATCCCGCCCCTGGCTCACCCACTACGAACCCGGCGTTCCCCATGACTTCCAGCCCAGCGGGCGCACCCTGCCACAGGTGCTGGAACACGCGGCCGCCACCTGGCCGGAGCGCACGGCCCTGGACTTCCTGGGAGCGGGCACCACCTACCGCGCGCTGCTGGAGGACGCCCGCCGGCTGGCGAGCGCGCTTCACAAACTGGGCGTGCGGCCCGGCGACCGCGTGTCGATCATGCTGCCCAACTGCCCGCAGTTCGTGACCGCGTTCTATGGCGCCCTGATCGCCGGGGCCGTCGTCGTGAACACCAGTCCGCTGTATACCGCGCCGGAACTCCAGCACCAGCTGATCGACAGCGGCTCCGAGACCCTGATCCTGCTCGACACCTTCTATCCGCGCTACGAGCAGATCCGCGCGCAGGTGCCGGTGAAGCGCGTGCTCGTGACGGGTATTCAGGACGCCCTGCCCTTCCCCAAGAACCTGCTGTATCCGATCAAGGCGCGGCGGGAAGGCACCTGGGTTCACGTGCCCGCCAGCGAACGCACGCTTTCCTTGAAGGACGTCATCCGCTCGCAGCCACCGGCCGCGCCGGGCGTGGGCGTTACCGCCCAGGACACCGCGCTGTTGCAGTACACAGGCGGCACGACGGGCACGCCCAAGGGGGCCATGCTCACCCACCGGAACCTCGTCGCGAATGCGGAGCAGGCCCGCGCGTGGATGTCGGATCTGCGCGAGGGCCATGAGGTCACGCTGGCCGCCATTCCCTTCTTCCACGTGTACGGCATGACGGTCGCCATGAATCTGAGCGTGCTGACCGGCGCGACCATGGTGCTCATCCCGAACGCCCGCGACATCCGCATGGTTCTGGACGGCATTTCCCGCACGAAGGCCACGCTGTTCCCCGGCGTACCCACGCTGTACAACGCCATCAACAACCACCCGGACACCGCCGCGCACGACCTGACCTCGATCCGCGCGTGTATCAGCGGCAGCGCGCCCCTGCTGCGCGAGACGGCCCGCCGCTTCCGGGAGATCACGAACGGCGCGAACCTGGTAGAGGGCTACGGCCTGACCGAGGCGAGCCCCATCACGCACACGAATCCGATCTTCGGGGATCAGCAGGACGGCAGCATCGGCCTGCCCTTCCCCGGCGTGGACGCCATGATCGTGGACGACCAGGGCCAGCCAGTACCGACCGGCGAGACCGGGGAACTGTGGGTGGCCGGTCCGATGGTCATGCAGGGCTACTGGAACCGCCCGGACGAAACGGCCGCCACGCTGGTGAAGTCCGGCGGCCTGACCTGGCTGAAGACCGGGGACATGGCCACCATGGACGACGCCGGGTACTTCCGGATCGTGGATCGCAAGAAGGACCTGATCATCGCCGGGGGCTTCAACATCTACCCGCGCGAGGTCGAGGAAGTCCTGATGACCCACCCGGCCGTACTGGAGGCCGCCGCCGTGGGCGTGCCTGACGAGTACCGGGGCGAGAGCGTCCACGCGGTGGTGGCCCTGAAACCCGGCCAGAGCGTGACCGAGAAGGAACTGATCGCCCACTGCCGCGCGCAGCTCAGCGCGTACAAGGTGCCGCGCAGCGTGGAATTCCGCGCGGAGCTACCCAAGACGGCCGCCATGAAGATCCTGCGCCGCGACCTCGCCCAGGACGCCCGCGAGCGCCTTCAGGGCGAGCGCAGCGGTTCCTGA
- the tsaD gene encoding tRNA (adenosine(37)-N6)-threonylcarbamoyltransferase complex transferase subunit TsaD produces MSPQAMTSDRSRLVLGIDTSCDDTGVGVVELVPDGSLRVRSNRVWSQTVHAQYGGVMPELASREHVERIAEITRDALEDAGVTLTDLGAVAATSGPGLVGALLVGLMYGKGLAQALDVPFYAAHHLEGHIHAAAAEGDLHAPYLALVVSGGHTHLFDVPREGEYVLVGATKDDAAGEAFDKIARLAGLGYPGGPAISEAATRGNVDAVAFKEPLQGQKGFDFSFSGLKTAALLAHRAGAAPEDLAASFQRMAVRVLVKTTVRAAEATGRGTVVVSGGVAANRALREAFAATGLRVVFPGAGLNTDNGAMIALAGAAALHQGRPPSPLDGGASAYAPLANA; encoded by the coding sequence ATGAGCCCCCAGGCAATGACCTCTGACCGCTCCCGCCTGGTGCTGGGGATCGACACGTCCTGCGACGACACGGGCGTCGGCGTGGTGGAACTCGTGCCGGACGGGTCGCTGCGGGTGCGGTCGAACCGGGTGTGGTCGCAGACGGTGCACGCGCAGTACGGCGGGGTCATGCCGGAGCTCGCCAGCCGCGAACACGTAGAACGCATCGCGGAGATCACGCGGGATGCCCTGGAGGATGCAGGGGTGACCCTCACAGACCTCGGCGCGGTGGCGGCCACGTCCGGTCCCGGGCTGGTCGGGGCCCTGCTGGTGGGCCTGATGTACGGCAAGGGCCTGGCGCAGGCGCTGGACGTGCCCTTCTACGCGGCGCATCACCTGGAGGGTCACATCCACGCGGCGGCGGCCGAGGGCGACCTGCACGCCCCGTACCTGGCGCTGGTCGTGTCCGGCGGGCACACGCACCTGTTCGACGTGCCGCGCGAGGGCGAATACGTGCTGGTCGGCGCGACCAAGGACGACGCGGCGGGCGAGGCCTTCGACAAGATCGCCCGGCTGGCGGGCCTCGGGTATCCGGGCGGCCCGGCCATCAGCGAGGCGGCCACGCGCGGAAACGTGGACGCGGTGGCCTTCAAGGAACCCCTGCAGGGTCAGAAGGGCTTCGACTTCAGCTTCAGCGGCCTGAAGACAGCCGCCCTGCTCGCGCACCGCGCGGGAGCGGCACCGGAGGATCTGGCCGCCAGTTTCCAGAGGATGGCCGTACGGGTTCTCGTGAAGACCACCGTGCGGGCCGCCGAGGCGACGGGGCGGGGCACGGTCGTCGTGTCGGGTGGTGTCGCCGCCAACCGGGCGCTGCGGGAGGCCTTCGCGGCGACTGGCCTGCGCGTGGTCTTCCCCGGCGCTGGCCTGAACACCGACAACGGCGCGATGATTGCGCTGGCCGGGGCGGCGGCGCTGCACCAGGGCCGCCCCCCGAGCCCGCTGGATGGCGGGGCGAGTGCGTACGCGCCGCTCGCGAACGCCTGA